One Bradyrhizobium manausense DNA segment encodes these proteins:
- the greA gene encoding transcription elongation factor GreA, which translates to MSVAFTKEESAETASETLLPDRPISPHPNLVTEAGLQALQSQLHAAREAYEAAQAIDDVNEKRRQSAVPLRDARYLTERLRTAQLVANPASTDVVAFGSTVTFSRTDGRVQTYRIVGEDEADPKAGSISFVAPVAKSLMGKAVGDVVGGGAQEIEILAIA; encoded by the coding sequence TTGAGCGTCGCCTTTACCAAAGAAGAGAGCGCCGAGACCGCCTCCGAGACGTTGCTGCCGGATCGTCCGATCTCGCCGCATCCGAACCTCGTGACGGAAGCGGGCTTGCAGGCATTGCAGTCGCAGCTTCACGCTGCGCGCGAGGCCTATGAAGCCGCGCAAGCCATCGACGACGTCAACGAAAAGCGCCGGCAGTCGGCGGTGCCTTTGCGGGACGCGCGCTATCTGACCGAGCGCCTGCGCACGGCGCAGCTCGTTGCCAATCCGGCATCGACCGATGTTGTCGCCTTCGGCAGCACGGTGACCTTCAGCCGCACTGATGGCCGCGTGCAGACCTACCGCATCGTCGGCGAGGACGAGGCCGATCCGAAGGCCGGATCGATCTCGTTCGTCGCGCCGGTCGCGAAATCGCTGATGGGGAAGGCTGTGGGTGACGTGGTCGGCGGAGGGGCGCAGGAGATCGAGATTTTGGCGATCGCGTAG
- a CDS encoding peroxidase family protein, which produces MSSRHAIAPRGLNATRSPLSQGRFGRMFRTLTPAKFGPNEADNIANLAALADNMVGDFDPPKDGPDAEESGIPALYTYFGQFIDHDITFDPVSSLTKQQDPDGLVDFRTPALDLDNLYGRGPNDQPYMYDSSGKFLLGDPLTGTGVANAVDLPRFRGRALIGDPRNDENSIVSQFQGLMLRFHNRMVDDNDGLSFQDVQQRVRFHYQYVVLNDFLPRIVNATVLNDLRTGGHYDRGKLAYYHWKTYPFMPVEFSVAAYRLGHSMIRPGYRLNDADNMLLQIFPDPNNPDNNALTGFRAMGPGRAIDWGRFIDIDTRAYGVEDDSTNPDNKRRLQFAYRIDTSLVDPLRKLPPEVASNPSSLALRNLERGWRLGLPSGQAVARAMHQTPLTDEQIIVGRAVDDPDPSGDPQVPIASIANGIFKGNCPLWTYILAEAAQFKTAVAVPATGAPAGGVNTPQLGPVGGRIVAEVFLGMMFGDASSVLSLDPNWAPVTGPAFALKDLVTYALGQGAPLH; this is translated from the coding sequence ATGAGCAGTCGTCACGCTATTGCGCCCCGCGGTCTCAACGCCACCCGTTCGCCGCTGTCACAAGGCCGCTTCGGCCGCATGTTTCGCACTCTGACACCGGCTAAATTCGGCCCGAACGAAGCCGACAACATCGCCAACCTCGCAGCGCTCGCCGACAACATGGTCGGCGATTTCGATCCGCCCAAGGACGGCCCCGACGCCGAGGAGAGCGGAATTCCCGCGCTCTACACTTACTTCGGTCAGTTCATCGATCACGACATCACCTTCGATCCGGTGAGCTCGCTGACCAAGCAGCAGGATCCGGATGGGCTCGTCGACTTCCGCACGCCCGCGCTCGATCTGGACAATCTCTATGGCCGCGGTCCGAACGACCAGCCCTACATGTACGACAGCAGCGGAAAATTCCTGCTCGGCGATCCCCTGACCGGCACCGGCGTCGCCAACGCCGTCGACCTGCCGCGCTTCAGGGGACGCGCACTCATCGGCGACCCCCGCAACGACGAAAACAGCATCGTCTCGCAGTTCCAGGGATTGATGCTGCGCTTCCACAACCGGATGGTCGACGACAATGACGGTCTCTCCTTCCAGGACGTGCAACAGCGCGTGCGCTTCCACTATCAATATGTCGTGCTGAACGACTTCCTGCCGCGCATCGTCAATGCCACCGTGCTGAACGATCTCAGGACCGGCGGCCATTACGATCGCGGCAAGCTCGCCTATTATCACTGGAAGACGTACCCGTTCATGCCGGTCGAGTTTTCGGTTGCCGCCTACCGGCTCGGACATTCCATGATCCGGCCCGGCTATCGGCTCAACGACGCCGACAACATGCTGCTGCAGATATTCCCCGATCCGAACAATCCCGACAACAACGCGCTGACCGGTTTCCGCGCGATGGGGCCGGGACGCGCCATCGACTGGGGGCGGTTCATCGACATCGACACCCGCGCCTACGGCGTCGAGGACGACAGCACCAATCCCGACAACAAGCGGCGCCTCCAGTTCGCCTACCGCATCGACACCTCTCTGGTCGATCCGCTGCGCAAGCTGCCGCCGGAGGTCGCCTCCAATCCGTCGTCGCTGGCGCTTCGCAATCTCGAACGCGGCTGGCGACTCGGGCTGCCTTCGGGCCAGGCGGTCGCCAGGGCGATGCACCAGACGCCGCTGACCGACGAGCAGATCATCGTCGGCCGGGCCGTCGATGATCCCGATCCGTCCGGCGACCCGCAGGTTCCGATCGCGTCGATTGCGAACGGCATCTTCAAGGGTAATTGCCCGCTCTGGACCTACATCCTCGCGGAAGCGGCCCAGTTCAAGACCGCCGTCGCAGTTCCGGCCACCGGCGCCCCGGCGGGCGGCGTCAACACGCCTCAGCTCGGCCCGGTCGGCGGACGTATCGTCGCCGAGGTCTTCCTCGGCATGATGTTCGGCGACGCCTCCTCCGTGCTGTCGCTCGATCCGAACTGGGCGCCGGTGACCGGTCCCGCTTTCGCGCTGAAGGATCTCGTGACCTACGCACTCGGCCAGGGCGCACCGCTGCATTGA
- a CDS encoding acetolactate synthase large subunit, translated as MNGAESLVRTMVKGGVDVCFTNPGTSEMHFVAALDRVPGMRCVLGLFEGVVTGAADGYFRMKGTPASTLLHLGPGLANGLANLHNAKKANSGIVNIVGQHAVYHIDYNAPLTSDIEGLARPMSSWVRTSPNSKSVAADGAAAIAAAKSAPPQIATLILPADTAWNEADGVAEVPAEQQRASYSPQAVEQAAKILHGDGEGTLLLMTGSALSEQGLALAERIAAKTGCTVMGPTFRPKMARGRGRFSIDRIHYVIENALPMLARFRHIVLVESDDPVAFFAYPNKPSMLKPEGCEVHRMTSWGENSVAALEALAGAVKASARDVKPHASAELVKPTGALTFASIAQAIACAIPENAIMVDESLTTGRGFFPPTAAAAPHDWLQNMGGSIGFSTPLSIGAAIACPDRKVITMVGDGSAMYTIQSLWTQARENLNIVTIVFANRIYQILRGEFDNVGAGEPGQRANDMLRLDRPTLDFVALAKGMGVPGRAVTNADEFNKALAEAVAEPGPRLIEVQM; from the coding sequence ATGAACGGTGCGGAAAGCCTGGTGCGGACGATGGTCAAGGGCGGGGTGGACGTCTGCTTCACCAACCCGGGCACCTCCGAGATGCATTTTGTCGCGGCACTCGACCGCGTGCCGGGCATGCGCTGCGTGCTCGGCCTGTTCGAAGGTGTGGTGACGGGCGCGGCCGACGGCTATTTCCGCATGAAGGGCACGCCGGCCTCGACCTTGCTGCATCTCGGCCCCGGTCTCGCCAATGGCCTCGCCAATCTGCACAACGCCAAGAAGGCCAATTCCGGCATCGTCAATATCGTCGGCCAGCACGCCGTCTACCACATCGACTATAACGCGCCGCTGACCTCCGACATCGAGGGCCTGGCCCGGCCGATGTCGTCCTGGGTCCGCACCTCGCCGAATTCCAAATCGGTCGCCGCCGACGGCGCCGCCGCGATCGCCGCCGCCAAGAGCGCCCCGCCGCAGATCGCAACCCTGATCCTGCCTGCCGACACCGCCTGGAACGAAGCCGATGGCGTGGCCGAGGTTCCGGCCGAGCAGCAGCGCGCCAGCTATTCGCCGCAGGCGGTCGAGCAGGCCGCAAAGATCCTGCATGGCGACGGCGAGGGCACGCTGCTCTTGATGACTGGCAGCGCGCTGAGCGAGCAGGGCCTGGCGCTGGCCGAGCGCATCGCCGCCAAGACCGGCTGCACCGTGATGGGCCCGACCTTCCGCCCGAAGATGGCGCGCGGCCGCGGCCGCTTCTCGATCGACCGCATCCATTATGTGATCGAGAACGCGCTGCCGATGCTGGCCAGGTTCCGTCACATCGTGCTGGTCGAGTCCGATGATCCCGTGGCGTTCTTCGCCTATCCGAACAAGCCGAGCATGCTCAAGCCCGAGGGCTGCGAGGTCCATCGCATGACCTCCTGGGGCGAGAATTCGGTGGCGGCGCTGGAAGCGCTCGCCGGCGCCGTGAAGGCCAGCGCCAGGGACGTCAAGCCACATGCCTCGGCTGAACTCGTCAAGCCGACCGGCGCGCTCACCTTCGCCTCGATCGCGCAGGCGATCGCCTGTGCGATCCCCGAGAACGCGATCATGGTCGACGAGTCGCTGACCACCGGCCGCGGCTTCTTTCCGCCGACGGCGGCAGCCGCGCCGCACGACTGGCTGCAGAACATGGGCGGCTCGATCGGCTTCTCGACTCCGCTGTCGATCGGCGCCGCGATCGCCTGCCCCGATCGCAAGGTCATCACCATGGTCGGCGACGGCAGCGCGATGTACACGATCCAGTCGCTGTGGACGCAGGCCCGCGAGAACCTGAACATCGTCACCATTGTGTTCGCCAACCGCATCTACCAGATCCTGCGCGGCGAGTTCGACAATGTCGGCGCCGGCGAGCCCGGCCAGCGCGCCAACGACATGCTCCGCCTCGATCGGCCGACGCTCGATTTCGTCGCGCTGGCCAAGGGCATGGGCGTGCCGGGCCGCGCCGTCACCAATGCCGACGAGTTCAACAAGGCGCTGGCCGAGGCCGTCGCCGAGCCGGGACCGCGGCTGATCGAAGTGCAGATGTAG
- a CDS encoding L,D-transpeptidase, producing MIRFFAAPITAIALLLAGAADASAAGMMDFTGTSSTGYLGGGGASPIPRTTVMYNGNYAPGTIVVNTAERRLYLVLQNGQALRYGIGVGRDGFRWGGVHKITAKKEWPEWTPPSQMIARRPDLPRHMKGGIENPLGARAMYLGSTLYRIHGSNEPETIGQAVSSGCFRMTNDDVTDLYGRVGVGTTVVVLNN from the coding sequence ATGATCCGGTTTTTTGCCGCGCCGATCACCGCAATCGCGCTCTTGCTGGCTGGCGCAGCCGACGCATCCGCGGCCGGCATGATGGACTTCACGGGCACCAGCTCCACCGGCTATCTCGGCGGCGGCGGCGCGAGCCCGATCCCCCGCACCACCGTCATGTACAACGGCAACTATGCCCCCGGCACGATCGTGGTGAACACCGCAGAGCGCCGGCTCTATCTCGTGCTCCAGAATGGCCAGGCGCTGCGCTACGGCATCGGCGTCGGCCGTGACGGCTTCCGCTGGGGCGGGGTGCACAAGATCACGGCCAAGAAGGAATGGCCGGAATGGACGCCGCCGTCGCAGATGATCGCCCGCCGGCCCGACCTGCCGCGCCACATGAAGGGCGGCATCGAGAACCCGCTCGGCGCCCGCGCGATGTATCTGGGCTCGACGCTTTACCGCATTCACGGCTCCAACGAGCCGGAGACGATCGGCCAGGCGGTGTCCTCGGGCTGCTTCCGCATGACCAATGACGACGTCACCGACCTCTACGGCCGCGTCGGCGTCGGCACCACCGTGGTCGTGCTCAACAACTGA
- a CDS encoding DUF2927 domain-containing protein: protein MRAFNLPSAAFRFALLAFAALTCLPDAAPRAIAGELPAIASRQRAEKKSFTDAEIVDGFFKTAFGAEYHLAGRVDRIRKFDGPVRVFAETDRADRKAQLAKVVADIGKRVQHLDIAMTDVSEAANVRVKLVRDRDLYRTITSFYGAEKAREIRTSLDPQCLSGFRKNEQYEIEHSDVILTVDSSDFTFLDCAYEEVLQSLGPINDTASVPWTMFNDNVSMGYFDVYDQYILNLLYDPRIKAGMTVLEVRAVLPEVLADVRAWVKQVNNLKE from the coding sequence ATGCGCGCTTTCAACCTGCCCTCGGCCGCCTTTCGCTTCGCCCTGCTGGCGTTTGCGGCGCTCACTTGTCTGCCTGATGCCGCACCCAGGGCCATCGCCGGCGAGCTGCCCGCGATCGCCTCGCGCCAGCGTGCCGAGAAGAAGAGCTTTACCGACGCCGAGATCGTCGACGGCTTCTTCAAGACCGCCTTCGGCGCCGAATACCACCTCGCGGGCCGCGTCGACCGCATCCGCAAGTTCGACGGACCTGTGCGCGTGTTCGCCGAGACCGATCGCGCGGATCGCAAGGCGCAGCTCGCAAAGGTCGTCGCCGACATCGGCAAGCGCGTGCAGCATCTCGACATCGCCATGACCGACGTCAGCGAGGCGGCGAATGTGCGGGTGAAGCTGGTGCGCGATCGCGACCTCTACCGCACCATCACGAGCTTCTACGGCGCCGAGAAGGCGCGCGAGATCCGCACCTCGCTCGATCCGCAATGCCTGTCCGGCTTCCGCAAGAACGAGCAATACGAGATCGAGCATTCCGACGTCATCCTCACCGTCGACAGCAGCGACTTCACCTTCCTCGACTGCGCCTATGAGGAAGTGCTGCAGTCGCTCGGGCCGATCAACGACACCGCGAGCGTGCCGTGGACGATGTTCAACGACAACGTCTCGATGGGCTATTTCGACGTCTACGACCAGTACATCCTCAATCTGCTCTACGACCCCCGCATCAAGGCCGGCATGACCGTGCTGGAGGTGAGAGCGGTGCTGCCCGAGGTGCTCGCGGATGTGCGCGCCTGGGTCAAGCAGGTGAACAATCTGAAGGAATAG
- a CDS encoding threonine synthase: MSAASYIDPRNGKLYPLHEPRWCSDERTPLLVTPGAGISRADIDTGTRSLWRYRASLPVEINDPISLGAGCTPLVQQAWGDLRPFFKLEWFNPTGSFKDRGSAVMLSFLRQIGVNAILEDSSGNGGSSMAGLGAAGGMRVKILAPASTSPAKIAQVRAYGAEVQLVEGPREESEAEAIRQSSQTFYASHNWQPFFLEGTKSFAYEIWEDLGFRAPDNVIVPVGAGSSLLGCAFGFRELLKAGQIAKLPRLFAAQPLNCSPIDASFKAGVDTPVAREVNKTIAEGTAIKSPLRLREIIGALRESGGGTVALTEDEIVAALRRLARQGLFAEPTSASAAAALEKLSANGAIKANETTVAVLTGTGLKAATTVADLVG; the protein is encoded by the coding sequence ATGTCTGCCGCCAGCTACATCGATCCACGCAATGGAAAGCTTTATCCGCTTCACGAGCCGCGCTGGTGCTCGGATGAGCGCACACCGCTGCTGGTGACGCCGGGGGCAGGAATCTCGCGCGCGGATATCGACACCGGCACGCGATCGCTGTGGCGCTACCGGGCATCGCTGCCGGTGGAGATCAACGACCCGATCTCGCTGGGCGCCGGCTGCACGCCGCTCGTGCAGCAGGCGTGGGGCGATCTGCGGCCGTTCTTCAAGCTCGAATGGTTCAACCCGACCGGCAGCTTCAAGGACCGCGGCTCCGCGGTGATGCTATCCTTCCTGCGGCAGATCGGCGTCAACGCCATTTTGGAGGACTCCTCCGGCAATGGCGGCTCGTCGATGGCCGGGCTTGGCGCGGCCGGCGGCATGCGCGTGAAGATCCTGGCGCCGGCCTCGACCTCGCCGGCCAAGATCGCGCAGGTGCGCGCCTACGGCGCCGAGGTCCAGCTCGTCGAGGGGCCGCGCGAGGAGTCGGAGGCCGAGGCCATCAGGCAGTCGAGCCAGACCTTCTATGCCAGCCACAACTGGCAGCCGTTCTTTCTCGAGGGCACCAAATCGTTCGCCTATGAGATCTGGGAAGATCTTGGGTTTCGTGCGCCCGACAACGTCATCGTCCCGGTCGGTGCCGGCAGCAGCCTGCTCGGCTGCGCCTTCGGCTTCCGCGAGCTCTTGAAGGCGGGACAGATCGCAAAGCTGCCGCGCCTGTTCGCCGCGCAACCGCTCAATTGCTCGCCGATCGATGCGAGCTTCAAGGCCGGCGTCGATACGCCTGTGGCGCGCGAGGTGAACAAGACCATTGCCGAGGGCACCGCGATCAAGTCTCCGCTGCGGCTGCGCGAGATCATCGGCGCCTTGCGCGAAAGCGGCGGCGGCACGGTTGCGCTCACCGAGGACGAGATCGTCGCCGCGCTGCGCCGTCTGGCGCGGCAGGGCCTGTTCGCCGAGCCCACCAGCGCCAGCGCGGCTGCGGCGCTGGAGAAACTCTCGGCCAACGGGGCCATCAAGGCCAACGAGACCACGGTCGCGGTCCTCACCGGCACCGGGTTGAAGGCCGCGACCACCGTCGCCGATCTCGTAGGATAG